Within the Ensifer canadensis genome, the region GCGCGGCGACGATCGCCGACCCGGCAACGCTCGACAGGCAGATCGAAACCGTCGCGCTCGCCCATCACCTGGTCTCGCGCGTCACCAGCCTTGTCGCCGTCGATGCGACACCGTCGCGGCCCACCGGCGAAAACCTGACGGAAACCGCTGTGCCGCTCAACCTGCCGGCCGGCTGGGACTTCGGCAAGGTTTTCGGCGAGAAGTCCGATGCGACAGAAAAGGTCGACGAGCGCGAGGCTTCGGCCGAAAGCCAGACGAAGCTCGCAATGCTGACCGCCGACCGCATGCTGGCGGCACCGACGGCGCGCGCCGCCGGCCTGATTGCCGAAGCCAACAACCAGGTGAACCTGCCGCAGACGGCAACCGAAGCAGACAAGCAGATCCTCATCGGGCTGATGCTGCTCGCCTTTGCCCTTGCTGCCGGCAGCACCTTCGTCTTCTGGCGTGGGCAGATCGCCGCCCTCGTCACATCAGGGGTTCGACGCCATGGCCGCTGACGACGACCTGCCCGGGCCACGCCCGGGCTTCCTCGCCCGTCTTTCGGCGATCGAGACGATCGTGGTCGCGCTCATTGCCCTGTTCGCCCTTGCCGGCCTGATGCTGGTCGGCAAGGGATTTTACATGAAGGCCAAGGCCGAGGTCTCTCAAGTCCTCTTGAAAAAGAGCTTCGAGGCGCAATTGCACGGCGAGGCCAATGGCAGGCCCTGGCCCTGGGCCGACTTCGAAACGACAGCGGAAATCATGGCGCCGCGCATCAACCGCTCGGCGATCGTGCTCAAGGGCGCAAGCGGCCAGGCGCTTGCCTTCGGACCTGCCTGGCTCACAAACACCCCCCTTCCCGGCGACGAAGGCACCTCGGTCATCGCCGCCCACCGCGACACGCATTTCCGCTGGCTGAAGGATGTGTCCGCGGGCGACCTGCTGGTGCTGACCCGCAAGGACGGGCGGCGCTTTCTCTTCCGCGCCGGCGAAGGCCGGGTCGCGCGCTGGGACGAGAGCGGCATCAACGCCTCGGCCAGTGGCCACAAGCTGGCGCTTGCCACCTGCTTCCCTTTCGATGCGATCGAGCCGGGACCGATGCGCTACATCGTGACCGCCGAACTGGTCGGCGAGCAGCATCCGGTGCCGCTGACGACAGGCTCGGTTTCGAAATAAAGCCATTTTGATCCGATTTGACTTGAACGAACCGGGTGACCACTCCAGCTTGGCGTGTGGCGGCATGAACTGATCGGAGATATCGAATGTGGCAGGCGCAGGCATCAAGGCTGGAAACGACCCGGATGGCGGGAACAATTCGCGCGCTGCCGCTCCTCGCCGGCCTTGTTTCGTTTGCCGCCCCGTTTGCTGCCGCAGCACAGGAAACGCGTGAGTTTCCCTCCCAGCATGGCGACGTTCTCGTCGAAACGCTGGCGAGCGGGCTCGAACATCCCTGGTCCGTCGAGGTGCTGCCGGACGGCAGTTACATCGTCAGCGAGCGCGCCGGTCGGCTGCGCATCATCCGCGACGGCAAGGCCTCGGCGCCGCTTTCCGGCGTGCCTGAGGTGGCCGAGCAGGGCCAGGGTGGCCTGCTCGACATCGCCCTTGCCCCCGATTTTGCCACCAGCCGCACGCTCTACCTGACGCTCGCGGCCAGTGGAGACGGCGGTTTCGGAACGGTCCTGGTGCGGGCGGCATTGTCGGCGGATAATTCGGACCTGACCGACGTCAAGGAACTGTTCCGGATGAACAAGCTGACCCGCAACGGCCAGCATTTCGGCTCGCGCATCGCATTCGCGCCTGATGGCAGCCTGTTCTTCGGCATCGGCGACCGCGGCGAGCGCGAGCGCGCCCAGGATCTGCACGATCATGCCGGCGCCATCCTGCACATCAACGCCGACGGCAGCATTCCCGCCGACAACCCCTATCGCGGGGGCACCGAGGGCCTGCCGGAAATCTGGTCCAAGGGGCATCGCAATCCGCAGGGCATCGCCATTGATCCGAAGGACG harbors:
- a CDS encoding class GN sortase, whose translation is MAADDDLPGPRPGFLARLSAIETIVVALIALFALAGLMLVGKGFYMKAKAEVSQVLLKKSFEAQLHGEANGRPWPWADFETTAEIMAPRINRSAIVLKGASGQALAFGPAWLTNTPLPGDEGTSVIAAHRDTHFRWLKDVSAGDLLVLTRKDGRRFLFRAGEGRVARWDESGINASASGHKLALATCFPFDAIEPGPMRYIVTAELVGEQHPVPLTTGSVSK
- a CDS encoding PQQ-dependent sugar dehydrogenase, whose amino-acid sequence is MAGTIRALPLLAGLVSFAAPFAAAAQETREFPSQHGDVLVETLASGLEHPWSVEVLPDGSYIVSERAGRLRIIRDGKASAPLSGVPEVAEQGQGGLLDIALAPDFATSRTLYLTLAASGDGGFGTVLVRAALSADNSDLTDVKELFRMNKLTRNGQHFGSRIAFAPDGSLFFGIGDRGERERAQDLHDHAGAILHINADGSIPADNPYRGGTEGLPEIWSKGHRNPQGIAIDPKDGTLLTAEHGARGGDEVNNPQSGHNYGWPVITYGKDYSGAEIGEGTAKDGFDQPIYYWDPSIAPGALAVYRGKMFPEWDGNLLVAALKYQLLARLERDDTGAVTSEERLFDGEFGRIRDIVVAPDGALLMVTDEEDGALLRVSKAPTQ